The Anoplolepis gracilipes chromosome 17, ASM4749672v1, whole genome shotgun sequence genome window below encodes:
- the Cul4 gene encoding cullin-4B, translating into MTDTATDTQKRANFSALAVGNPNGVNDRISPNSPNTKPGSKKLVIKNFRDKPRLPEHYQERTWEKLQEAVIAIQTSKSVGSGLEELYQAVENLCNHKMASTLYANLTVLTESHVKANIEQFLAESMDRHVFLKKMNECWQSHCRQMIMIRSIFLYLDRTYVLQNPSISSIWDMGLHLFRLHIVLNNLVQTRTVEGLLMLIEKERQGDTVDRTLLKSLLRMLSDLQIYQEAFETKFLVATERLYAAEGQRLMNEHDVPEYLAHVDKRLQEENERLLHYLDTATKWSLIHTVEKQLLSEHITSILQKGLSGLLDENRISDLSLLYNLYSRIKNGLVELCLNFNCYIKKKGKTIVIDPEKDKTMVQELLDFKDKMDNIVNTCFHKNEKFANSLKEAFEAFINQRANKPAELIAKFVDCKLRAGNKEATEEELERLLDKIMVLFRFIHGKDVFEAFYKKDLAKRLLVGKSASVDAEKSMLSKLKQECGGGFTSKLEGMFKDMELSKDINIAFKQYAGNLQSELVANNLDLTVSILTMGYWPTYPVMEVTLPMEMVQYQDVFNKFYLGKHSGRKLQWQPTLGHCVLKAWFNQGNKELQVSLFQALVLILFNDSDNLSLEDIKAATNIEDGELRRTLQSLACGKARVLQKNPRGRDVADNDRFVFNAEFTNKLFRIKINQIQMKETNEEQKATEERVYQDRQYQIDAAIVRIMKMRKTLTHNLLISELYNQLKFPVKPADLKKRIESLIDRDYMERDKDNANQYNYVA; encoded by the exons ATGACGGACACGGCGACCGACACGCAGAAGCGGGCCAATTTTTCCGCGTTGGCAGTCGGCAACCCGAACGGCGTCAACGATAGGATCTCGCCTAATTCGCCCAACACTAAGCCCGGCTCCAAAAAGCTCGTCATCAAGAACTTTAGAG ATAAACCTAGATTACCAGAGCACTACCAAGAACGGACATGGGAAAAATTGCAGGAAGCTGTGATTGCGATACAAACTAGTAAAAGTGTTGGCTCTGGTCTCGAAGAACTTTATCAAGCAgttgaaaatttatgtaatcatAAAATGGCATCGACactttatgcaaatttaactGTTCTGACAGAATCTCACGTAAAGGCTAATATCGAGCAGTTTTTGGCAGAATCCATGGACAGACATgtatttctaaagaaaatgaATGAATGCTGGCAATCACATTGCAGGCAGATGATAATGATTAGAAGCATTTTTCTGTATCTTGACAGGACGTATGTTTTACAAAATCCCAGCATTTCATCGATATG GGATATGGGATTGCATCTTTTCAGACTACACATTGTGTTGAACAATTTAGTGCAAACTCGTACAGTCGAGGGTCTTCTTATGCTCATAGAAAAGGAACGACAGGGCGACACTGTGGATCGAACGCTTCTCAAATCATTATTAAGAATGTTGTCAGATCTGCAAATCTATCAAGAGGCCTTCGAAACAAA GTTCCTAGTGGCTACAGAAAGGTTGTATGCTGCTGAAGGTCAACGATTGATGAACGAGCACGACGTTCCTGAATATTTGGCCCACGTGGATAAACGTTTACAAGAAGAAAACGAACGATTATTGCATTATCTTGATACAGCAaccaa ATGGTCACTCATACATACTgtagaaaaacaattattatctgAACACATTACTAGCATTTTACAGAAAGGCTTAAGTGGCTTGTTGGATGAAAATAGAATTAGTGATTTATCATtactttacaatttatatagtCGGATAAAGAATGGTCTTGTGGAGCTTTGCTTGAATTTCAATTGTTATATTAAG aaaaaaggtAAGACGATAGTTATAGATcctgaaaaagataaaacgaTGGTACAGGagttattagattttaaagataaaatggataatatagttaatacgtgctttcataaaaatgaaaaatttgcaaatagcTTAAAAGAAGCTTTTGAagcttttattaatcaaagagCAAACAAACCAGCGGAATTAATag CTAAATTTGTCGATTGTAAATTACGCGCGGGTAACAAAGAAGCGACGGAAGAAGAATTAGAAagattattagataaaattatggtACTCTTTCGATTTATTCATGGGAAAGATGTTTTTGAAGCATTTTACAAAAAGGATTTGGCCAAACGCTTATTGGTGGGAAAATCAGCTTCTGTAGATGCTGAAAAGTCAAtgttatctaaattaaaacagGAATGCGGTGGTGGATTTACCAGTAAATTGGAAGGAATGTTCAAAGATATGGAACTTAGTAAAGATATCAATATTGCATTCAAACAG TATGCAGGAAATTTGCAGAGTGAATTAGTAGCAAATAATTTGGATTTGACTGTATCTATACTTACTATGGGATACTGGCCTACATATCCTGTGATGGAAGTCACCCTGCCAATGGAGATGGTGCAGTATCAAGATGTGtttaataagttttacttAGGAAAACATAGCGGTAGGAAATTACAATGGCAGCCGACCTTAGGACATTGTGTATTAAAAGCATGGTTCAATCag GGTAATAAAGAGCTACAGGTGTCATTGTTTCAAGCACTGGTTTTAATCCTATTCAACGATTCCGATAATCTCTCGTTAGAGGATATCAAGGCAGCTACAAATATCGAGGATGGCGAATTGAGAAGAACTCTGCAGTCATTAGCTTGCGGAAAAGCTCGTGTTCTCCAAAAAAATCCGCGTGGTCGAGATGTCGCCGATAATGATAGATTCGTGTTCAATGCAGAATTTACAAACAAATTGTTtaggattaaaattaatcaaattcaaATGAAAGAAACG aatGAAGAACAAAAGGCAACAGAGGAGAGAGTGTATCAGGACAGACAGTATCAGATAGATGCTGCTATTGTCAGAATTATGAAAATGAGAAAGACACTGACCCATAATCTTCTTATCAGTGAACTGTATAATCAATTAAAGTTTCCTGTAAAG cCTGCCGATTTAAAAAAACGGATCGAGTCTCTCATAGACAGAGATTATATGGAGCGTGACAAGGACAATgcaaatcaatataattacgtTGCGTAA